The Mesorhizobium koreense genome includes a window with the following:
- a CDS encoding ABC transporter ATP-binding protein, with the protein MSGVELKEVKKSFGNAEIIHSVSLSVAAGEFVVFVGPSGCGKSTLLRLIAGLEDATAGAISIGGRDVTRVDPADRGIAMVFQSYALYPHMTVEENMGFGLRMTGTDRAVVAERVRKAAAILHLDQLLKRKPKQLSGGQRQRVAIGRAIVREPQVFLFDEPLSNLDAELRVQMRLEIAKLHKDLGATMVYVTHDQVEAMTLADKIVVLRLGRVEQVGSPLELYRDPDNVFVAGFIGSPKMNFLRAKATGRANGKVRISLPDFDGVEVPVTLKSEGPAEGAELVLGVRPEHFSPAGSVRLKTRIDVIENLGGASYAYARAGEEQPLTIELRDAGGIAEGGTIETGFDPSDAFLFDPENGARIR; encoded by the coding sequence ATGTCGGGCGTCGAACTGAAGGAAGTGAAGAAATCCTTCGGCAATGCCGAAATCATCCACAGCGTCAGCCTGTCGGTCGCGGCAGGCGAGTTCGTCGTCTTCGTGGGCCCGTCGGGATGCGGCAAGTCGACGTTGTTGAGGCTGATCGCCGGCCTCGAGGACGCGACCGCCGGGGCGATTTCCATCGGCGGCCGCGATGTGACGCGGGTCGACCCGGCCGATCGCGGCATTGCCATGGTGTTCCAGTCCTATGCGCTTTATCCGCATATGACGGTCGAGGAGAATATGGGCTTCGGCCTGCGCATGACGGGCACGGACCGTGCCGTCGTTGCCGAGCGTGTCAGGAAGGCGGCCGCCATCCTGCATCTCGACCAGCTTTTGAAGCGCAAGCCGAAGCAATTGTCCGGCGGCCAGCGCCAGCGCGTGGCCATCGGCCGGGCGATCGTGCGCGAGCCGCAGGTCTTTCTCTTCGACGAGCCGCTGTCAAACCTAGACGCGGAACTGCGCGTGCAGATGCGGCTGGAGATCGCCAAGCTGCACAAGGATCTCGGCGCCACCATGGTCTATGTGACCCACGACCAGGTCGAGGCGATGACGCTGGCCGACAAGATCGTGGTGCTGAGGCTTGGCCGGGTCGAGCAGGTCGGCTCCCCTCTCGAACTCTATCGCGATCCCGACAACGTCTTCGTCGCGGGCTTCATCGGTTCGCCGAAGATGAATTTCCTGCGCGCGAAGGCGACAGGACGCGCAAACGGCAAGGTCCGCATTTCGCTGCCGGATTTCGACGGCGTGGAAGTTCCGGTCACGCTCAAGAGCGAGGGTCCGGCCGAAGGCGCAGAACTCGTCCTCGGCGTGCGCCCTGAACATTTTAGCCCGGCCGGTTCGGTGCGACTGAAGACCAGGATCGATGTCATCGAGAACCTTGGCGGCGCCTCTTATGCCTATGCACGGGCCGGAGAGGAGCAGCCCTTGACCATCGAACTGCGCGACGCCGGCGGGATCGCGGAGGGCGGTACGATCGAAACCGGCTTCGACCCATCCGACGCCTTCCTCTTCGATCCGGAAAATGGTGCGCGAATCCGCTAA
- a CDS encoding carbohydrate ABC transporter permease: MSSSATASLAAASPQRGYWHRNQRKLAPILFLAPGAIMFAVYVVIPIFQSIWISFYDWDGLSQKVWIGFANYTELFHDPAFYVSLKNNIIWLVLYMLAVPAGLAIAIFLNQNVVGIRLYKSLFFFPFVISQVVVGLIFSWFYAPNIGIFPQITEALGLGRIAVLADARYVTYGIIAAGLWPQIAYCMILYLTGLNNVSPDQIEAGRLDGARGWRMLWHVILPQLRPATFIAVVVTIIGALRSFDLISIMTDGGPYGSSRVLSYYMFEEALSEYGYRMGYGAAIAVVLFIIMMFFITGFVWHMVKTEREG, translated from the coding sequence ATGAGTTCCTCGGCCACGGCAAGCCTGGCCGCCGCGTCGCCGCAACGCGGCTACTGGCACCGCAACCAGCGCAAGCTGGCGCCGATCCTTTTCCTGGCTCCCGGCGCCATCATGTTCGCGGTCTATGTTGTCATCCCGATCTTCCAATCGATCTGGATCAGCTTCTATGACTGGGATGGGCTGAGCCAGAAGGTCTGGATCGGGTTCGCCAACTATACGGAACTCTTCCACGACCCGGCCTTCTATGTGTCCCTGAAGAACAACATCATCTGGCTGGTGCTCTATATGCTGGCGGTACCGGCTGGGCTCGCCATCGCCATCTTCCTCAACCAGAACGTCGTCGGTATCCGGCTCTACAAGTCGCTGTTCTTCTTCCCCTTCGTCATCAGCCAGGTCGTGGTCGGGCTGATCTTCTCCTGGTTCTATGCGCCGAACATCGGGATTTTCCCGCAGATCACCGAGGCGCTCGGGCTCGGAAGGATCGCCGTTCTTGCCGACGCACGCTACGTCACTTACGGCATCATCGCGGCGGGGCTCTGGCCGCAGATCGCCTATTGCATGATCCTTTATCTCACCGGGCTGAACAATGTCTCGCCCGACCAGATCGAAGCCGGCCGGCTCGACGGCGCGCGCGGCTGGCGCATGTTGTGGCACGTCATCCTGCCGCAACTGCGCCCCGCGACCTTCATCGCCGTGGTCGTCACGATCATCGGCGCGCTGCGTTCCTTCGACCTCATCTCGATCATGACCGACGGCGGCCCCTACGGGTCGAGCCGGGTGCTCTCCTACTACATGTTCGAGGAGGCGCTTTCCGAATATGGCTACCGCATGGGCTACGGCGCCGCGATCGCGGTGGTGCTGTTCATCATCATGATGTTCTTCATCACCGGTTTCGTCTGGCACATGGTCAAGACCGAGCGGGAAGGCTGA
- a CDS encoding IclR family transcriptional regulator, translating into MPRRADANGAGPNATGTLGKAMDVLDAVAAAATPPRFTDLLKKIDQPRGTLHRQISNLVEEGLLSVRGDHSYELGIRLLRLASKAWSDNQFRLVAEPHLRRLHDATGETVHLGVLSGSEVVYLDKVEGRQMVRMHSQIGNASPVYCTGVGKAALSALPDAEVERRIALLHFHAHTPVTLHDADALRREVAAIRRAGVAYDREEHEPGIHCVAAPIHSPNRDFVAGVSVTAPAYRIPMTRLEEWEPLVRSCAQAIMEDMASRLGPRS; encoded by the coding sequence ATGCCGCGGCGTGCGGACGCCAATGGAGCCGGGCCCAATGCAACCGGGACGCTGGGAAAGGCGATGGACGTGCTCGATGCCGTCGCCGCCGCCGCCACGCCGCCGCGCTTCACCGACCTGTTGAAGAAGATCGACCAGCCGCGCGGCACGCTGCATCGGCAGATATCCAATCTGGTCGAGGAGGGCCTGCTGTCGGTACGCGGCGATCATTCTTACGAACTCGGCATCCGTCTTTTGCGGCTGGCATCGAAAGCATGGTCGGATAACCAGTTCCGTCTGGTGGCCGAGCCGCATCTGCGCCGGTTGCACGACGCCACCGGCGAGACGGTGCATCTCGGCGTGCTGAGCGGCTCGGAGGTGGTCTATCTCGACAAGGTCGAGGGGAGGCAGATGGTGCGCATGCACTCCCAGATCGGCAACGCGTCTCCGGTCTATTGCACCGGCGTCGGCAAGGCGGCGCTGTCGGCGCTGCCCGACGCCGAGGTGGAACGGCGCATCGCATTGCTTCATTTCCATGCCCACACGCCGGTGACGCTGCACGACGCCGACGCGCTGCGGCGCGAGGTCGCCGCAATCCGGCGGGCCGGTGTCGCCTATGACCGTGAGGAGCATGAACCGGGCATCCATTGCGTGGCCGCGCCCATCCATTCACCGAATCGCGATTTCGTGGCCGGCGTGTCGGTGACCGCGCCGGCCTATCGAATTCCGATGACCAGGCTCGAGGAATGGGAGCCTTTGGTGCGCAGCTGCGCCCAGGCGATCATGGAGGACATGGCAAGCCGGCTCGGGCCGCGTTCGTGA
- a CDS encoding ABC transporter substrate-binding protein, translating to MKFRLKSMLAGAAISALLVSQALAGQLVINTDTSDPAPQKAFEYLIDAFQKANPDIKVKWNKFDHEGYKSAIRNFLTADAPDLANWYAGNRMAPFVNAGLFADVSDVWKENNLDAQLKSALPSMTIDGKQWGVPYTYYQWGIYYRADIFKDKGIEPPKTWDELLAACKKLKEAGITPFAIGTKPLWPAAGWFDYLDLRTNGYQFHMDLTAGKVPYTDPRVKKVFEHWAELVKPGYFIDNAAALDWQDAVPLFAQGKAAMYLMGNFAVDVMKNAGLKEDQIGFVKFPTIDPSIPDAEDAPTDTVHIPAKAKNIPEAKKFLAFLAKPETQTEMNKILGQLPVNNQAKVSDDKFLKQGFDLLSNAAGLAQFYDRDAPAAMAKAGMEGFQHFMAQPDDIDQILKQLDRAEKQAYK from the coding sequence ATGAAATTTCGGCTGAAATCCATGCTGGCGGGCGCGGCCATCTCGGCGCTTCTGGTATCCCAGGCCCTGGCGGGCCAACTCGTCATCAATACGGACACGTCGGACCCGGCGCCGCAAAAGGCATTCGAATACCTGATCGACGCGTTCCAGAAGGCCAATCCGGACATCAAGGTCAAATGGAACAAGTTCGACCATGAGGGCTACAAGAGCGCCATCCGCAACTTCCTGACCGCCGACGCGCCGGACCTCGCCAACTGGTACGCCGGCAACCGCATGGCGCCCTTCGTCAATGCCGGGCTCTTCGCCGACGTCTCCGATGTCTGGAAGGAAAACAATCTCGACGCCCAGCTTAAATCCGCCCTGCCCTCGATGACGATCGACGGCAAGCAATGGGGCGTGCCCTACACCTACTACCAGTGGGGCATCTATTACCGCGCCGACATCTTCAAGGACAAGGGGATCGAGCCGCCGAAGACGTGGGACGAGCTGCTCGCGGCCTGCAAGAAGCTGAAGGAAGCCGGCATCACGCCTTTCGCCATCGGCACCAAGCCGCTATGGCCGGCGGCCGGCTGGTTCGACTATCTCGATCTCAGGACGAACGGCTACCAGTTCCACATGGACCTGACCGCCGGCAAGGTGCCCTACACCGATCCCAGGGTCAAAAAGGTGTTCGAGCATTGGGCCGAACTGGTGAAGCCCGGTTACTTCATCGACAACGCCGCCGCGCTCGACTGGCAGGACGCCGTGCCGCTCTTCGCACAGGGCAAGGCGGCAATGTACCTGATGGGCAATTTCGCCGTCGACGTGATGAAGAATGCCGGGCTGAAAGAAGACCAGATCGGCTTCGTCAAGTTCCCAACCATCGATCCCAGCATCCCCGACGCCGAGGATGCGCCGACCGATACGGTCCATATCCCGGCGAAGGCCAAGAATATTCCCGAAGCGAAGAAATTCCTGGCGTTCCTCGCCAAGCCCGAAACGCAGACGGAAATGAACAAGATCCTCGGTCAGCTTCCGGTCAACAACCAGGCGAAAGTGAGCGACGACAAGTTCCTGAAGCAGGGCTTCGATCTTCTGTCGAACGCGGCCGGCCTCGCGCAGTTCTATGACCGCGACGCACCGGCGGCCATGGCCAAGGCGGGCATGGAAGGCTTTCAGCACTTCATGGCCCAGCCCGACGATATCGACCAGATCCTGAAGCAGCTCGATCGGGCCGAAAAGCAGGCCTACAAATAG
- a CDS encoding carbohydrate ABC transporter permease, with protein sequence MFPRPIEKATPTARAAYQIALPIALIVWLLPLIGIAVTSFRPASDLASGNYFGVPSQLAAWNYVNVFQQSPMGRYIFNSFRITIPAVIGAVALSCLTGFALSTYRFRANLFIFFIFVAGNFVPFQILMVPVRDLTLKLGLYDTATGLVLFHVAFQTGFCTLFMRNFIKALPYELLESARVEGVSEFRIFWYIVLPLMRPAIAALSVLIFTFVWNDYFWALVLTQGASTQPVTAGLYTLNGQWVSSWQLVSAGAIVAAMPPVIMFFLMQRHFIAGLTLGATKG encoded by the coding sequence ATGTTCCCACGACCGATCGAGAAGGCCACCCCCACCGCCCGCGCCGCCTACCAGATCGCGCTGCCGATCGCGCTTATCGTCTGGCTGTTGCCGCTGATCGGGATCGCCGTCACCTCCTTCCGCCCGGCGAGCGATCTCGCGTCCGGCAATTATTTCGGCGTGCCGAGCCAGCTTGCGGCCTGGAATTATGTCAACGTGTTCCAGCAATCGCCGATGGGCCGCTATATCTTCAATTCCTTCCGCATCACGATCCCCGCGGTCATCGGCGCGGTGGCGCTTTCCTGCCTTACCGGTTTCGCGCTTTCCACCTACCGCTTCCGCGCCAATCTTTTCATCTTCTTCATCTTCGTCGCCGGCAATTTCGTGCCGTTCCAGATCCTGATGGTGCCGGTGCGGGACCTCACGCTGAAGCTCGGCCTCTACGACACGGCGACCGGGCTGGTCCTGTTCCACGTCGCCTTCCAGACCGGGTTCTGCACGCTCTTCATGCGCAATTTCATCAAGGCGCTACCTTACGAGTTGCTCGAATCGGCTCGTGTCGAGGGCGTCTCCGAATTCCGCATCTTCTGGTACATCGTATTGCCCCTGATGCGGCCGGCGATCGCGGCGCTTTCGGTACTGATCTTCACTTTCGTCTGGAACGACTATTTCTGGGCGCTGGTGCTGACCCAAGGTGCCTCGACCCAGCCGGTCACCGCCGGCCTATATACGCTGAACGGGCAGTGGGTCTCTTCCTGGCAGCTCGTTTCCGCCGGCGCGATCGTCGCGGCGATGCCGCCGGTCATCATGTTCTTCCTGATGCAGCGCCACTTCATCGCCGGCCTGACGCTCGGCGCGACCAAGGGCTGA
- a CDS encoding (2Fe-2S)-binding protein, protein MLICHCNIIQEKEIEAAIVALLDADPWQLIVPAKIYHSLGKRGRCCGCFPNVVEIIIRVTEEYHRRSRIDGDDIVPFLDRVRGLRGHYGSRDHERRKAGHRAA, encoded by the coding sequence ATGTTGATCTGTCACTGCAACATCATCCAGGAAAAGGAAATCGAGGCCGCGATCGTCGCGCTTCTCGATGCCGATCCCTGGCAACTCATCGTCCCCGCGAAGATCTATCATTCGCTGGGTAAGCGAGGGCGGTGTTGCGGCTGCTTCCCGAATGTGGTGGAAATCATCATCCGGGTCACGGAAGAATATCATCGCCGTTCCAGAATCGACGGCGATGATATAGTTCCGTTCCTGGATAGAGTGCGCGGATTGCGCGGCCACTACGGGAGCAGGGATCATGAAAGGCGAAAAGCAGGTCATCGAGCGGCTTAA